A stretch of the Chlorobiota bacterium genome encodes the following:
- a CDS encoding HAMP domain-containing histidine kinase: protein MKLLLVVLAFIIVAGTLFYTQRIVENLKDSERRALGVYTKVLQLVYSAEEPSPELAALAHDLSTAINFPIIITDNHQIPQPRILGNGTVSFKEIIKNLDLDTTTSPDLQKKFLNFSIRDMKLKYNPLIIYDIHAGDSTIINYIFYDDSITIYQLERLPYFQIIIVSMFILIGYIGFSYVRRNEESNVWVGMAKETAHQLGTPLSSLLGWLELIRYEPNNLNQVLEATDEMQRDVERLNIIAQRFSKIGSNAELKSIEVNELVSGVIKYFEKRLPHLGKVVLLTITPYPTKLFSNINRDLMEWVLENLIRNSADAIEKNEGLINISISLHGNFVFIDVSDNGHGIDSSLRSEIFRPGFTTKKRGWGLGLSLAKRIIENYHNGKISILESDSNGTIIRIKLHVNS, encoded by the coding sequence TTGAAGTTATTACTAGTTGTATTAGCTTTTATTATAGTTGCGGGTACTCTTTTTTATACTCAAAGAATTGTCGAGAATTTAAAGGATTCAGAGCGTAGAGCATTAGGAGTTTATACAAAGGTTTTACAATTAGTTTATTCAGCTGAAGAACCTTCCCCTGAGCTTGCTGCCTTAGCTCATGATTTATCAACAGCCATTAATTTCCCAATTATTATTACAGATAACCACCAAATTCCACAACCTAGAATTTTGGGTAATGGTACTGTTTCATTTAAAGAGATTATTAAAAATTTAGATCTTGACACAACCACAAGCCCAGATTTACAAAAGAAGTTTTTAAATTTTTCAATTAGGGATATGAAGTTGAAATATAATCCTTTAATTATTTATGATATACATGCCGGAGATTCTACTATTATTAATTACATATTTTACGATGATTCTATAACAATTTACCAATTAGAGAGGCTCCCTTATTTTCAAATTATAATAGTCTCTATGTTTATTTTAATTGGGTATATAGGGTTTAGTTACGTTAGGCGAAATGAAGAATCTAATGTTTGGGTTGGTATGGCAAAAGAAACAGCTCATCAACTAGGAACTCCTTTGAGTTCTTTACTTGGTTGGTTAGAATTAATTCGTTATGAGCCAAATAATTTGAATCAAGTTTTAGAAGCAACAGATGAAATGCAACGAGATGTTGAAAGACTTAATATTATTGCTCAAAGATTTTCAAAAATTGGTTCTAATGCTGAGTTAAAGTCTATTGAAGTAAATGAATTGGTTTCAGGTGTAATTAAATATTTTGAAAAAAGATTACCTCATTTAGGGAAAGTAGTGTTACTTACAATTACTCCTTACCCAACTAAATTATTTTCTAATATAAACAGGGATTTAATGGAATGGGTACTTGAGAATTTAATTAGAAACTCAGCTGATGCAATTGAAAAAAATGAAGGATTAATTAACATAAGTATAAGTTTACATGGCAACTTTGTATTTATTGATGTTAGTGATAATGGACATGGTATTGATTCTAGCCTCCGTAGTGAAATTTTTAGACCTGGCTTTACAACCAAAAAACGAGGTTGGGGTTTAGGTTTGTCATTAGCAAAAAGAATTATTGAAAATTACCATAATGGTAAAATATCAATTCTCGAATCAGATTCTAATGGTACTATAATTAGAATCAAACTTCATGTTAACTCTTGA
- a CDS encoding choice-of-anchor D domain-containing protein gives MNKFSKLLGLFVVLTVVLLSQLKAQNVFTDYTKAKGGTIIPLGGGAQTIFGANVDDVTSGAFPIGFNFSFACNTYSNVWVSSNGIVYFTGAGSQNCCSGNVPFTGLYPCLCPFWDDLYTGSNGYNKIETQGTAPNRVCIIEWFTGPCCSGTATDRIQAQLFEGTNNIVYAYEGSFTVYGGNAGIGVIGNTGFNQYIACNPGDVFSTSASNTWGLGPSPSNYLFTPPSPIISGNVPSALSPTLLSDGSDEFLGNVPALGSPLLTNTTFSTTSGATPGPFTVRNAGSSTLTYTFSIVRDATIASGEYQFNAGCNSSTGTTALSGVFNTSHPTFGTFEPSSQLRVTVNPGATYTPCIIFNPTCGGTRNATISVSDGCALRNYKLRAVAADRINISDPGLDPGKVALPISCGVSLMDGRIFPTYQVPMGTTGTFRPLNFTNTNLSAATNVTVQIVGAGGSLYGVSTSGLPGGPFSIGAFNVVVPAAGTWTPYINFTPANIGCNADAKLRLTYDCKTCEFDLRGFGAGKAVDVIVENKLANTLNYSVFNTSPTLCSTELIYLPITIINKGNLPVSVSTVKIYQLDVRSGQGVPPYQILNPLTSMSDYGLFTNVPIIGQPISSNLNLSIPTGQPGGVYNTNATTLQCTTTQTVYLAFQPQTFGQRFGRLFIQTDATNFSNPNEFGVMTLGMFILDLNGKGAGALLSDKTGSRIPDVIFPDTRLGNESKKWLKIYNSGDKCDLIVDRIEMPVGDVDDVKEFTLLTTFPKNKIIRALQNDSIQILFTPKTSGYRYVDIFFRSNDARPVNQATDEKGVIKVRASGKGIGASVILQTTDFGELIDGDESLKNKERLIKYYNNELSVRSVTDINISGTNAVDFELLDKPLLPKQVLPGDNLGVKVLFKPSSGPGMKTAQLNMLLSTGDSIIIPLSGEVGTRTISLVAESNPLSFGAVGVNQVSRRTVMITNTGNKLLTVSSVSIEGVDKTSYTLGTMSRMRLDGGMSIPLEISFKPGTTGAKSGKLVVLSNGTNVIQEIALQGLSATTIKRGSSKIK, from the coding sequence ATGAATAAATTTTCAAAATTACTGGGCTTATTTGTAGTATTGACAGTTGTGTTGTTATCTCAATTAAAAGCCCAAAATGTTTTTACTGACTACACTAAAGCCAAAGGTGGAACAATTATTCCATTAGGTGGTGGAGCTCAAACAATTTTTGGAGCTAATGTAGATGATGTTACATCTGGAGCTTTCCCAATAGGATTTAACTTTAGTTTTGCATGTAATACCTATTCCAATGTTTGGGTTTCTTCAAACGGAATAGTCTATTTTACTGGTGCTGGAAGTCAAAATTGTTGTAGTGGGAATGTGCCGTTTACAGGATTATATCCATGCCTATGTCCGTTTTGGGATGATCTTTATACGGGAAGTAATGGATATAATAAAATTGAAACTCAAGGTACAGCTCCGAATAGAGTATGTATAATTGAATGGTTTACTGGTCCTTGCTGTAGTGGAACAGCAACAGATAGAATACAAGCTCAATTGTTTGAAGGTACAAATAATATTGTATATGCTTATGAAGGAAGTTTTACTGTTTATGGCGGTAATGCAGGTATTGGGGTAATTGGAAATACAGGTTTTAATCAATACATTGCATGTAATCCAGGAGATGTATTTAGCACATCTGCATCTAATACTTGGGGACTTGGTCCTTCACCTTCAAATTATTTATTCACTCCTCCATCACCAATAATATCTGGAAATGTACCATCAGCATTATCACCAACTTTGTTAAGTGATGGATCTGATGAGTTTTTAGGAAATGTGCCAGCATTAGGTTCACCATTGTTGACAAATACAACATTTTCTACAACATCAGGTGCTACACCTGGTCCGTTTACTGTAAGAAATGCTGGATCTTCAACATTGACTTATACTTTTTCAATTGTAAGAGATGCAACAATAGCATCAGGGGAATACCAATTTAATGCTGGTTGTAATTCTTCTACTGGAACAACAGCTTTATCAGGTGTTTTTAATACATCTCATCCAACTTTCGGTACTTTTGAACCAAGTAGTCAGCTGAGAGTAACGGTAAACCCTGGAGCTACATATACTCCATGTATAATATTTAATCCAACATGTGGTGGAACAAGAAATGCAACAATATCAGTAAGTGATGGCTGTGCATTAAGGAATTATAAATTAAGAGCAGTAGCAGCTGATAGAATAAATATATCTGATCCAGGATTAGATCCTGGTAAGGTTGCTTTGCCAATATCATGTGGTGTTTCATTAATGGATGGAAGGATTTTTCCTACTTACCAAGTACCAATGGGAACAACAGGAACATTCAGACCTTTGAACTTTACTAATACTAATCTATCAGCTGCAACAAATGTAACTGTACAGATAGTAGGAGCTGGTGGATCTTTGTATGGTGTTTCAACTTCAGGGTTACCAGGAGGACCATTTTCAATAGGAGCATTTAATGTAGTAGTTCCAGCAGCAGGAACTTGGACGCCATATATCAATTTCACCCCAGCAAATATTGGTTGTAATGCTGATGCAAAATTAAGATTGACCTATGATTGTAAAACTTGTGAATTTGATTTACGAGGATTTGGAGCAGGAAAAGCAGTAGATGTAATAGTTGAAAACAAATTAGCAAATACTTTAAACTACTCAGTTTTTAATACTTCTCCAACATTATGTAGTACAGAATTAATTTACTTACCAATTACAATAATAAATAAAGGGAACTTACCAGTAAGTGTATCAACTGTAAAAATATATCAATTAGATGTAAGAAGTGGTCAAGGAGTTCCGCCATATCAAATATTGAATCCATTAACATCAATGAGTGATTATGGTTTATTTACAAATGTACCAATAATTGGTCAACCGATTAGTTCAAATTTAAATCTATCAATACCTACAGGTCAACCTGGAGGAGTTTACAATACAAATGCAACAACATTACAATGTACAACAACTCAAACAGTATATTTAGCTTTTCAACCTCAAACATTTGGACAGAGATTTGGAAGACTATTCATTCAAACAGATGCAACTAATTTCAGTAATCCAAACGAGTTTGGAGTAATGACACTTGGAATGTTTATTTTGGATTTGAATGGAAAAGGAGCTGGAGCATTGTTATCAGATAAAACAGGAAGTAGAATACCAGATGTAATATTTCCAGACACAAGATTAGGAAATGAGAGTAAAAAATGGTTAAAGATATATAATAGTGGAGATAAATGTGATTTAATTGTTGATAGAATTGAGATGCCAGTAGGTGATGTTGATGATGTAAAAGAATTTACATTATTAACAACTTTTCCTAAGAACAAAATCATAAGGGCATTACAAAATGACTCAATTCAAATATTGTTCACACCAAAGACATCTGGTTATAGGTATGTTGATATATTTTTCAGATCAAATGATGCCAGACCAGTAAACCAAGCAACTGATGAAAAAGGTGTTATAAAGGTAAGAGCAAGTGGCAAAGGTATAGGAGCATCGGTTATATTACAGACAACTGACTTTGGAGAATTGATTGATGGAGATGAATCTTTGAAAAACAAAGAGAGGTTAATTAAGTACTATAATAATGAATTGTCAGTTAGAAGTGTTACAGATATAAATATAAGTGGCACAAATGCAGTTGATTTTGAGTTATTAGACAAGCCACTGTTACCAAAACAAGTTTTACCAGGTGATAATTTAGGAGTAAAAGTACTTTTCAAACCAAGTTCGGGTCCAGGAATGAAAACTGCACAATTAAATATGTTATTAAGCACTGGAGATTCAATAATAATCCCATTATCAGGTGAGGTAGGAACAAGAACAATAAGTTTAGTTGCCGAAAGTAATCCTCTATCATTTGGAGCAGTAGGAGTAAATCAAGTCAGTAGAAGAACAGTAATGATTACAAATACTGGTAATAAATTATTAACAGTAAGTTCAGTAAGTATTGAAGGAGTTGATAAAACATCATATACATTGGGAACTATGTCAAGAATGAGATTAGATGGTGGGATGTCAATACCATTAGAAATTAGCTTCAAACCTGGAACAACTGGTGCAAAGAGTGGAAAATTAGTTGTTTTAAGCAATGGGACAAATGTAATACAGGAAATAGCATTACAAGGCTTATCAGCAACTACAATTAAGAGAGGTTCTTCAAAGATTAAATAA
- a CDS encoding choice-of-anchor D domain-containing protein produces the protein MKKIFSLLVVLIALLSMSNVALKAQLYNNYSKIPGKGTPLDVSGGTEIFPSGTGYYDRQGTWPTVPIPFNFSLDCRTYTRVGVAQGGYMELLNSATYYNYAYGYYAAYNYNGGATITSITDYMFVQDGGVVYKTIGSAPNRIFIVEWNIMPYDQSPNGNRLGGTASKTQIRLYETSNKIEIFANTGGYQSPYNGYNDYFANVINPSGISPNTIGCTTPLPNFTFTTNYVSWPAGSAGSYPPDGTLITYAPPLPVVIGNIPTAPSTTPTTVDELMSSTPAAGTVLYNTTLYSGTTGATPSPITLGNGGLSARTYTFSITRDASIANGEYQFVPGCFTTSGTVLGVSVSSVYNPTFGTFETNNTLTATVYPGGSITPCISFTPTCGGTRKAIFNASDGCSQGSYLLRAVGADRVTISDPGIDLGRAVGPLGCGAALMDGRVNPGYQVNFGSFGTFAPVRFFNSASSPLVINSAEIMGAGRSQYQFSTSGTASGPWVTTPAASVTIPAGGTFVWYIKFTPDKHGCRPASLQLKYDCITCEFNLYGVGAGKAATFSVDGVDINDGRFAGYATTPEQCSQEMVTIPINLSNYGTQNVNITDLKVYALETGISQGSPQYALSSPLKSVSDYFVTTNTPISPTTSPLNLLVPGPTGVYAALPNIQACKSDKILYLTFSPTLAGKRYARIFLQTDATNFSGKDANGVVVPGMLNLDLYGKGTGAFMSDIAGKRPGDVMYPDTKVGMESKKTITFYNSGKKCDLQITKIWMTSGDVDDVKEFNMLTDISKPFTVKAGGSITLDVSFMPQSIGTRYAIVNFRTNDATDVNTALDEKGVVRVRLIGKGLGTLIQADDTDFGTLVENDEQEKSRKIEVNYHNPELKPSTIVDVTITGANASDFGFTKVSLPKQILPGDDMKVLVEFAPKSGVGMKVAELNIIMSNGNTYVYPLNGEVGTRVISVKGESNPLAFGNLGVKQVSRRTVMLMNTGSVALTLTSMKVSGADASSFTLGKVARLVLDPGMSIPLEISMMGTTTGAKSAKFEVMSDGTNGTQEIMLQGLVSNTIKSDNSGKVIK, from the coding sequence ATGAAAAAAATCTTTTCTTTATTAGTTGTTTTAATTGCATTGCTCTCAATGAGTAATGTCGCTTTAAAGGCACAACTATACAACAATTATTCTAAAATTCCTGGTAAAGGAACTCCATTGGATGTGAGTGGAGGTACTGAAATTTTCCCTTCAGGAACTGGTTATTATGATCGCCAAGGAACTTGGCCAACTGTTCCTATACCTTTTAATTTTAGTTTAGATTGTAGAACTTATACAAGAGTTGGTGTTGCTCAAGGTGGTTACATGGAGTTATTAAATAGTGCAACATATTATAATTATGCTTATGGTTATTATGCTGCTTACAATTATAATGGTGGTGCAACAATAACTTCCATAACTGATTATATGTTTGTTCAAGACGGTGGTGTTGTCTATAAAACTATTGGTTCAGCTCCAAATAGAATATTTATAGTAGAATGGAATATTATGCCATACGATCAGTCTCCAAATGGAAATAGATTAGGAGGTACAGCATCTAAAACACAAATTAGACTATATGAAACTTCAAATAAAATAGAAATTTTTGCAAATACTGGTGGTTATCAATCACCTTATAATGGATATAATGATTATTTTGCAAATGTGATTAATCCTTCTGGAATATCTCCAAATACAATTGGATGTACAACTCCACTACCGAATTTTACTTTTACAACTAATTATGTATCATGGCCAGCAGGATCAGCTGGTAGTTATCCACCAGATGGAACTTTGATTACCTATGCACCACCATTACCTGTTGTTATTGGTAATATACCAACAGCACCAAGTACAACACCTACAACTGTAGATGAATTAATGTCAAGTACACCTGCAGCTGGAACAGTATTATATAATACAACATTATATTCAGGAACTACGGGTGCAACACCTTCTCCAATTACTTTAGGAAACGGTGGTTTAAGTGCAAGAACTTATACATTTAGTATTACTCGAGATGCATCAATAGCAAATGGTGAATATCAATTCGTACCAGGATGTTTCACAACTTCAGGAACCGTTTTAGGAGTTTCAGTATCAAGTGTGTATAATCCAACTTTTGGTACATTTGAAACTAACAACACTTTAACTGCAACTGTATATCCAGGTGGATCTATAACTCCATGTATAAGTTTTACACCTACTTGTGGTGGAACACGCAAAGCAATTTTTAATGCAAGTGATGGATGTTCACAAGGTTCATATTTATTGAGAGCAGTAGGTGCTGATAGAGTTACTATTTCAGATCCAGGTATTGATTTAGGAAGAGCTGTAGGACCTTTAGGTTGTGGAGCAGCTTTAATGGATGGAAGAGTAAACCCAGGTTATCAAGTTAATTTTGGATCATTTGGAACTTTTGCTCCTGTTAGATTCTTTAATTCAGCTTCATCTCCTTTAGTAATTAATTCAGCTGAAATTATGGGAGCAGGAAGAAGCCAATATCAATTCAGCACTTCAGGAACTGCTTCTGGTCCTTGGGTAACAACTCCAGCTGCAAGTGTAACAATTCCAGCGGGAGGAACATTTGTTTGGTATATTAAATTTACACCAGACAAACATGGTTGCCGTCCAGCTTCATTACAATTGAAATATGATTGTATTACATGTGAATTCAATTTATATGGTGTGGGAGCAGGAAAAGCTGCAACATTTAGTGTTGACGGTGTTGATATCAATGATGGCAGATTTGCAGGTTATGCAACAACTCCAGAACAGTGTTCACAAGAGATGGTTACAATACCAATTAATTTATCAAATTATGGAACTCAAAACGTTAATATAACAGACTTAAAAGTATATGCATTAGAAACAGGAATATCTCAAGGTAGTCCTCAATATGCATTATCTTCTCCTTTAAAAAGTGTTTCTGATTATTTCGTAACAACTAACACTCCAATAAGCCCAACAACTTCACCATTGAATTTGTTAGTACCAGGACCAACAGGAGTTTATGCAGCATTACCAAATATCCAAGCGTGTAAGAGTGACAAGATTTTATATTTAACTTTCTCTCCAACATTAGCAGGAAAGCGTTATGCAAGAATATTCTTACAAACAGACGCAACTAACTTTAGTGGTAAAGATGCAAATGGAGTGGTTGTTCCAGGAATGTTAAATTTAGATTTATATGGCAAAGGTACTGGAGCATTTATGTCAGATATAGCAGGCAAACGCCCAGGCGATGTAATGTATCCTGATACTAAAGTTGGAATGGAGAGCAAAAAAACAATTACATTCTACAATTCAGGAAAGAAATGTGATTTACAAATAACAAAAATTTGGATGACATCAGGTGATGTAGATGATGTTAAAGAATTTAATATGTTAACAGACATAAGCAAACCATTTACAGTAAAAGCAGGAGGAAGCATCACATTAGATGTATCATTCATGCCACAATCAATTGGAACAAGATATGCGATAGTAAATTTCAGAACTAACGATGCAACAGATGTAAACACAGCATTAGATGAGAAAGGAGTTGTAAGAGTAAGATTGATTGGAAAAGGATTAGGAACATTGATCCAAGCAGATGATACAGATTTTGGAACATTAGTAGAGAATGATGAGCAAGAAAAATCAAGAAAGATAGAGGTAAATTATCATAACCCAGAATTGAAACCATCAACAATAGTAGATGTAACAATAACAGGAGCAAATGCAAGTGATTTTGGATTCACAAAAGTAAGTTTACCAAAACAGATTTTACCAGGAGATGATATGAAAGTATTGGTAGAGTTTGCACCAAAGAGTGGAGTAGGAATGAAAGTTGCAGAGTTAAACATAATCATGAGTAATGGCAACACATATGTATATCCATTAAATGGAGAAGTAGGTACAAGAGTAATAAGTGTTAAAGGAGAAAGTAATCCATTAGCATTTGGCAACTTAGGGGTAAAACAAGTATCACGCAGAACAGTAATGTTAATGAACACAGGAAGTGTAGCATTAACATTAACATCAATGAAAGTAAGTGGAGCAGATGCGTCATCATTCACATTAGGAAAAGTAGCAAGATTAGTATTAGATCCTGGAATGAGTATCCCATTAGAAATAAGTATGATGGGAACAACAACAGGAGCAAAGAGTGCTAAATTTGAAGTAATGAGCGATGGAACAAACGGCACACAAGAAATAATGTTACAAGGTTTAGTATCAAATACAATTAAGAGTGATAATAGCGGTAAAGTTATTAAGTAA
- the dnaK gene encoding molecular chaperone DnaK, protein MSKIIGIDLGTTNSCVAVMEGTSPVVIPNSEGERTTPSVVGFTKNGDRLIGQAAKRQAVQNPINTIFSIKRFMGRTVSEVKEEEKMIPYKIVSGSGNSVRVEIDGRDYSPPEISAMVLQKMKQTAEDYLGQKVTEAVITVPAYFNDAQRQATKDAGEIAGLTVKRIINEPTAAALAYGMDKGTENKKIIVYDLGGGTFDVSILDLGDGVFEVKSTNGDTHLGGDNFDKVLLDYLADEFKKTDSVDLRSDPMALQRLRDAAETAKKELSQMMQTNVNLPFITMADGNPKHLSINITRTAFESMCEGLFKKTLEPCRQALNDAGMTPAQIDDVILVGGSTRIPKIQQLVREFFGKEPNKGVNPDEVVAIGAAIQGGVLMGDVRDVLLLDVTPLSLGIETLGGVMTPMIPSNTTIPTKKSEVFSTAADSQPSVEIHILQGERPMANDNKSLGRFHLEGIPQAPRGTPQIEVTFDIDANGILNVSAKDKATNKEQSIRITSSSGLAKDEIEKMKRDAQDNAAADRKRKEEVEIRNQADQAIFSTKKQLIELEASLPAEGKALIEASVEKLEEAVRNGGIDAITQAKDELDRNWNEVSQQMYAKGNENQSSNTKSGESKTEDADYTIVDEESK, encoded by the coding sequence ATGAGTAAAATTATTGGAATTGATTTAGGAACAACAAATTCTTGTGTTGCCGTTATGGAAGGTACAAGTCCAGTTGTTATTCCTAATAGTGAAGGTGAAAGAACAACTCCATCAGTTGTTGGTTTTACAAAAAATGGTGACCGTTTAATTGGTCAGGCAGCAAAGCGTCAAGCAGTTCAAAATCCTATAAATACAATCTTTTCAATTAAAAGATTTATGGGAAGAACTGTAAGTGAAGTCAAAGAAGAAGAGAAAATGATACCTTACAAAATTGTTTCTGGATCAGGAAATTCTGTAAGAGTTGAAATTGATGGTAGAGATTATTCTCCACCAGAAATTTCTGCAATGGTTTTACAAAAAATGAAACAGACTGCTGAAGATTATTTAGGACAAAAAGTTACTGAAGCAGTAATTACTGTTCCAGCTTATTTTAATGATGCTCAACGTCAAGCAACAAAAGACGCAGGTGAAATAGCAGGATTAACTGTAAAGAGAATTATTAACGAACCAACTGCTGCTGCTTTGGCTTATGGGATGGATAAAGGAACTGAAAATAAAAAAATTATAGTATATGATTTAGGTGGTGGTACTTTTGATGTATCTATCTTAGATCTTGGAGATGGTGTATTTGAAGTAAAATCAACAAACGGCGACACGCATTTAGGTGGTGATAATTTTGATAAAGTTCTGTTAGACTATTTAGCAGATGAATTTAAAAAAACTGATAGTGTTGATTTAAGATCTGACCCAATGGCTTTACAAAGGCTAAGAGATGCTGCTGAAACTGCTAAGAAAGAGCTTTCTCAAATGATGCAAACAAATGTAAACTTACCATTTATTACAATGGCTGATGGTAACCCAAAGCATTTAAGTATAAATATTACGAGAACAGCATTTGAAAGTATGTGTGAAGGATTGTTTAAAAAAACTTTAGAACCTTGTCGCCAAGCATTAAATGATGCAGGAATGACACCTGCTCAAATAGATGATGTAATATTAGTTGGTGGATCTACAAGAATTCCTAAGATTCAACAATTAGTAAGAGAATTTTTTGGAAAAGAACCTAATAAAGGTGTAAATCCAGATGAAGTTGTTGCAATAGGTGCAGCTATACAAGGAGGAGTATTAATGGGTGATGTTAGGGATGTTTTATTGTTAGATGTTACCCCATTGTCATTGGGAATTGAAACTTTAGGTGGTGTAATGACCCCAATGATTCCTTCAAATACAACAATACCTACAAAGAAATCAGAAGTATTTTCAACTGCAGCCGATAGTCAGCCATCAGTAGAAATTCATATTCTTCAGGGAGAAAGGCCAATGGCAAATGATAATAAATCTTTGGGTCGTTTTCATCTAGAAGGTATTCCACAAGCACCAAGAGGTACTCCACAAATTGAAGTAACTTTCGATATAGATGCGAATGGAATATTGAATGTTTCAGCAAAAGACAAAGCAACTAACAAAGAACAATCTATAAGAATAACATCTTCAAGTGGTTTAGCTAAAGATGAAATTGAGAAAATGAAGAGGGATGCTCAGGATAATGCAGCTGCTGATAGAAAGCGTAAAGAAGAAGTTGAAATTAGAAATCAAGCTGATCAAGCTATATTTTCTACAAAGAAACAGTTAATAGAATTAGAAGCAAGTTTACCAGCTGAAGGTAAGGCATTAATTGAAGCATCTGTTGAAAAACTTGAAGAAGCTGTAAGAAATGGTGGCATTGATGCAATTACTCAGGCTAAAGATGAGTTAGACCGTAATTGGAATGAAGTTTCACAACAGATGTATGCAAAAGGAAATGAAAATCAAAGCTCAAATACCAAAAGTGGAGAATCTAAAACTGAAGATGCAGATTACACTATTGTTGATGAAGAAAGTAAATAA
- a CDS encoding Hsp20/alpha crystallin family protein produces MNNFEKQDWVNEFDKFTQKLKNKFDNFDINIIKDGESIFNTNQTNKNENVNINSFPNTTVFSDANSFIINADVPGMNKENIKLSLQGENSIEISGNRINNFANVMEIKSNEIKFGEFKKLVTLPIFNEEIDLSNISAKYESGVLEILIPKKIKKVSTININ; encoded by the coding sequence ATGAATAATTTCGAAAAACAAGATTGGGTAAATGAATTTGATAAATTCACTCAAAAATTAAAAAATAAATTCGATAATTTCGACATCAATATTATAAAAGATGGAGAAAGTATATTTAACACTAATCAAACTAATAAAAATGAAAATGTAAATATAAATTCATTTCCAAATACTACAGTTTTTTCAGATGCAAATAGTTTTATAATTAATGCTGATGTACCTGGAATGAATAAAGAAAATATAAAATTATCTTTGCAAGGAGAAAACTCAATTGAGATATCTGGAAATAGGATAAATAATTTTGCTAACGTTATGGAAATTAAATCCAATGAAATTAAATTTGGTGAATTTAAAAAATTAGTAACGTTACCAATTTTTAATGAAGAAATAGATTTATCAAACATTTCAGCAAAATATGAAAGTGGAGTTTTAGAAATATTAATTCCTAAAAAAATAAAAAAAGTAAGTACAATCAATATTAATTAA
- a CDS encoding VOC family protein: MSKKVTGIGGIFFKCKNPEKVKDWYKTFLGLDTDKYGTTFEWIQSSNPDKKGFTQWSTFSENSKYFDPSTKDFMINYRVDNLIELVAKLSSSGVTILDKIESFDYGKFVHVLDVEGNKIELWEPFDSEYDKIIDGRTK; the protein is encoded by the coding sequence ATATCAAAAAAAGTAACTGGAATTGGAGGTATATTTTTTAAATGTAAGAATCCTGAAAAGGTGAAAGATTGGTATAAAACTTTTTTAGGTTTAGATACAGATAAGTATGGAACTACTTTTGAATGGATACAGAGTTCTAATCCTGACAAAAAAGGTTTTACTCAATGGAGCACTTTTTCTGAAAATTCTAAATATTTCGATCCTTCAACCAAAGATTTTATGATAAATTATAGAGTTGATAATTTAATTGAATTAGTAGCAAAATTATCTTCTTCTGGAGTTACAATTTTAGATAAAATTGAATCATTCGATTATGGAAAATTTGTTCATGTATTGGATGTTGAAGGTAATAAAATTGAACTTTGGGAGCCTTTTGATTCTGAGTATGATAAAATAATTGATGGTAGGACAAAGTAG
- a CDS encoding LysM peptidoglycan-binding domain-containing protein, with amino-acid sequence MLQEKYSSVLELGQALGVKNGDVQEVDGKLKVTGTCAYALDRDHLWDAIKKHENWENEVEANINFENTDVYGYVTVKSGDSLSKIAKDVYDDASQYMAIFHANSEHLSDPDKIQVGQKLIIPNKA; translated from the coding sequence ATGTTACAAGAAAAGTATTCAAGTGTGCTTGAACTTGGTCAAGCTTTAGGAGTTAAAAATGGTGACGTTCAGGAAGTGGACGGTAAATTAAAAGTTACTGGTACTTGTGCATATGCACTTGATCGTGATCATTTATGGGATGCTATTAAAAAGCATGAAAACTGGGAAAATGAAGTAGAAGCAAATATCAATTTTGAAAATACAGATGTTTATGGTTACGTAACTGTTAAATCTGGTGACTCATTGTCAAAAATTGCTAAAGATGTTTATGATGATGCTTCTCAATATATGGCAATATTCCATGCTAATAGTGAGCACTTAAGCGATCCAGATAAAATACAAGTTGGACAGAAATTGATTATTCCAAATAAAGCATAA